A genome region from Candidatus Methylacidiphilales bacterium includes the following:
- a CDS encoding glycoside hydrolase family 38 C-terminal domain-containing protein → MKNKRKVHVVTYTHWDREFRWEFERTRMRLVDCIDQLLDIMEAKPEFKSFLFDAQVTILEDYLEIRPENRERIQALANANRLELGPWYTLADCAAIQGETLIRNLLAGIRASEKYGPVLKCGYNVFSFGQIAQLPQIYDGFGIDSILFYKYMDPKRTKYHEFLWEAPDGTRTLTSRLGREARWNFFFAAHIPIVYNRDPWHKDWQYRWGDDLGKIFHTADSEGYGWFYDILDPKTSFHPEKIKDGMERVLKTVEGTAVPESVLFFEGTDFTAPHPLTPEILAEIRKQYGDEIELVHSRLTDYLADLQKALANRKNELDVVKGPMRDGPVGAVHTDVFSIHPELMIEHARTETILMSRVEPFAAFAWLNGVERYPTTYLEKAWKLLFHSHVHDSIHGLGPRTLGEGCLSRIKQAEVIAQGLERRALQDITKEINTSGVKDTEFFAAVHNFTAAPRSGIVEAWFDLPRDLRTDHLVITDENGKPVCEQLMEKDETRAGIYHPRSRNMPYYCTRMHICFQAENVPAMGYKTFQIKPVSKNEYPYPHEDWEPPRLYADDLLRDARTAENEHLSVHINADGTLDLTDKATGEVYSGLNYFLDSGEIGNMWMSKEPHHNGIIDTRGLAASVSCRMHGPLQVVFDIRLDWKLPREFDRAKQARSQDEVSYPISVTVTLRKGSRSLDVETTIENTARDHYLKVCFPTDSKATHTAGEGSFTVDEFAADPGRAGELRGVALARHPAQMWLDISDKKRGLAVLLETPRDYEVLEHDPRTTVAMGLLRAVPLRIPCDNRLWMEYPGDESAQSLGKFTYRYSLLPHAGDWKSQGLHQAALALRNPLKACQFGKQTGAQPLSHSFLSLEGDNLVVSAIKKAEDRDSVIVRFYNPTSQDTTATLRPGFPVAEAWTVKFNEERVQPVKATGSAITLPAPHGKIISVELTGKRGQSIF, encoded by the coding sequence GCGGATGCGCTTGGTGGATTGCATCGACCAGCTTCTGGACATCATGGAGGCAAAACCGGAGTTCAAATCGTTCCTGTTTGACGCCCAAGTCACCATCCTCGAAGACTACCTCGAAATCCGGCCTGAAAACCGCGAACGCATCCAGGCGCTCGCCAACGCCAATCGCCTGGAACTCGGCCCATGGTACACGCTTGCCGATTGCGCCGCCATCCAGGGTGAAACCCTCATTCGCAACCTGCTGGCCGGCATCCGCGCCTCTGAAAAATACGGCCCGGTCCTGAAATGCGGCTACAATGTTTTCTCGTTCGGCCAGATCGCCCAGTTGCCGCAGATCTACGATGGCTTCGGAATCGACTCGATTCTCTTCTATAAATACATGGACCCGAAGCGCACGAAGTACCATGAATTCCTCTGGGAAGCACCCGACGGCACCCGGACGCTCACATCCCGCCTCGGACGCGAGGCGCGTTGGAATTTCTTTTTCGCCGCGCATATTCCCATCGTCTATAACCGCGACCCGTGGCACAAGGACTGGCAGTACCGCTGGGGCGACGATCTTGGCAAAATTTTTCACACTGCCGATTCCGAAGGCTACGGCTGGTTCTACGACATCCTGGATCCGAAGACCTCGTTCCACCCGGAAAAAATCAAGGACGGCATGGAACGCGTCCTTAAAACCGTGGAAGGCACCGCCGTGCCGGAATCCGTGCTGTTCTTCGAAGGCACCGACTTTACCGCGCCGCATCCCCTCACCCCGGAGATTCTCGCCGAAATCCGCAAACAATACGGCGACGAGATCGAACTGGTACACAGCCGGCTGACCGATTACCTGGCCGACCTGCAAAAGGCCCTGGCCAACCGGAAGAACGAACTCGATGTGGTGAAAGGCCCGATGCGCGACGGCCCCGTCGGCGCGGTACATACGGATGTGTTCTCCATCCATCCGGAACTCATGATCGAGCACGCCAGGACTGAAACAATCCTGATGAGCCGCGTGGAACCGTTTGCCGCGTTCGCATGGTTGAACGGCGTCGAGCGTTACCCAACGACTTACCTTGAAAAAGCCTGGAAACTTCTTTTCCACAGCCATGTCCACGACTCCATTCACGGCCTCGGCCCGCGCACCTTGGGAGAAGGCTGCCTCAGCCGCATCAAGCAAGCCGAAGTCATCGCCCAAGGGCTGGAACGCCGCGCCTTGCAGGACATCACCAAGGAAATCAACACCTCCGGCGTCAAGGACACGGAATTTTTCGCCGCTGTCCACAATTTCACCGCGGCACCGCGCAGCGGCATTGTCGAAGCATGGTTTGACCTGCCGCGCGATCTGCGGACCGATCATCTGGTGATCACCGATGAAAACGGCAAACCGGTTTGCGAACAGTTGATGGAAAAGGATGAAACCCGCGCGGGCATCTATCATCCGCGCAGCCGCAACATGCCGTATTACTGCACACGGATGCATATTTGTTTCCAGGCTGAGAACGTCCCGGCCATGGGCTACAAGACGTTCCAAATCAAACCCGTCTCCAAAAACGAATACCCGTATCCGCACGAGGATTGGGAACCGCCGCGCCTCTACGCCGACGATCTGCTTCGTGACGCGCGCACCGCGGAAAACGAGCATCTCAGCGTCCATATCAACGCCGATGGCACGCTCGACCTGACCGACAAGGCCACGGGAGAAGTCTATTCAGGTTTGAATTACTTCCTCGACAGCGGGGAAATCGGCAACATGTGGATGTCCAAGGAACCGCACCACAACGGCATCATCGATACGCGCGGACTGGCGGCGTCGGTCTCCTGCCGCATGCATGGCCCGTTGCAGGTGGTGTTCGACATCCGTCTTGACTGGAAGCTTCCGCGCGAATTCGACCGCGCAAAGCAGGCAAGATCGCAGGATGAAGTTTCCTACCCGATCTCAGTCACCGTCACGCTGCGCAAGGGCAGCCGCTCACTCGATGTTGAAACCACCATCGAGAACACCGCGCGAGACCACTACCTGAAAGTCTGTTTCCCAACCGACAGCAAGGCCACGCACACCGCAGGCGAAGGCTCGTTCACCGTGGATGAATTCGCGGCGGATCCGGGCCGCGCGGGTGAACTGCGCGGAGTCGCCCTCGCACGGCACCCCGCCCAGATGTGGCTCGACATCAGCGACAAGAAACGCGGTCTGGCGGTGTTGCTCGAAACGCCACGCGACTACGAAGTGCTGGAACATGATCCGCGCACAACGGTCGCCATGGGACTCCTGCGCGCCGTGCCGTTGCGCATCCCTTGCGACAACCGCCTCTGGATGGAATATCCGGGTGACGAAAGCGCGCAGTCGCTGGGCAAATTCACCTATCGCTATTCCCTCCTCCCGCATGCGGGCGATTGGAAATCGCAGGGGCTGCATCAGGCCGCCCTCGCTTTGCGCAATCCGCTCAAGGCCTGCCAGTTTGGCAAACAGACCGGCGCTCAGCCCTTAAGCCACAGCTTCCTGAGTCTGGAAGGCGATAACCTCGTCGTGAGCGCCATTAAAAAGGCGGAGGACCGCGATTCCGTCATCGTCCGTTTCTACAACCCAACGAGCCAGGACACAACCGCCACGCTTCGCCCCGGCTTCCCTGTCGCCGAGGCTTGGACCGTGAAATTCAACGAGGAACGGGTCCAGCCGGTGAAAGCAACCGGCTCCGCCATTACATTGCCGGCGCCGCATGGCAAGATCATCAGTGTGGAACTGACCGGAAAAAGGGGTCAAAGCATATTTTGA
- a CDS encoding glycoside hydrolase family 30 protein, whose amino-acid sequence MTTQHQLSLWLTARDLPGRLAAQPPQILKPLNEEINRLATVWIDDLVSYQEIEGFGGAFTEAAAVTLGKMPEKKQEEILRAYFDPKTGNAYTLCRSHINSCDFSTGNYAYCEKEGDTALASFSIERDRQALLPMIQRSLKLSGGTMKLFASPWSPPAWMKTTNQMNRGGQLKPEYRAAWAEYYVRYIQEYAKAGVNIWGLTVQNEPEAIQTWDSCVYSGAEERDFVRDHLGPALERAGLGHVKIIIWDHNRDHLYARAKTIYSDSQAARYIWGAGFHWYSANVFENVQRTHEAWPNKKLLFTEGCQEGGPHPGSWLTGERYAQSVIQDLNHWTVGWVDWNLVLDETGGPNHVGNLCSAPILADTRTGEAHYQSSYYYLGHFSRFIRPGAKRILTTSSRDELEVTACKNPDGSLVAVILNRSETPIQMTLKFNQGEVNLESPRRSILTAVLSKH is encoded by the coding sequence ATGACAACACAACATCAACTCTCCCTCTGGCTGACTGCGCGCGACCTGCCCGGGCGCCTGGCTGCGCAGCCCCCACAAATACTCAAGCCCCTCAACGAGGAAATCAACAGGCTTGCAACAGTCTGGATTGACGACCTCGTTTCCTACCAGGAAATCGAAGGGTTCGGTGGCGCATTCACCGAAGCCGCTGCGGTAACCCTTGGAAAAATGCCGGAGAAAAAACAGGAGGAAATCCTCCGCGCCTATTTCGACCCAAAAACCGGGAATGCCTATACGCTCTGCCGGAGTCATATCAACAGTTGCGATTTTTCGACAGGCAACTACGCCTATTGCGAAAAAGAGGGTGACACGGCGCTGGCCTCATTTTCCATTGAACGCGACCGTCAGGCGCTGCTGCCCATGATCCAACGCTCGCTGAAGTTGTCAGGCGGAACGATGAAACTGTTCGCATCGCCCTGGAGCCCGCCTGCATGGATGAAGACCACCAACCAGATGAACCGGGGTGGTCAATTAAAGCCCGAATACCGTGCAGCCTGGGCGGAGTATTATGTCCGTTACATCCAGGAATACGCCAAAGCGGGCGTGAACATCTGGGGGCTCACGGTACAAAACGAACCGGAGGCAATCCAGACTTGGGACTCATGTGTGTACAGCGGCGCGGAGGAACGCGATTTCGTCCGGGATCACCTCGGACCGGCACTGGAACGCGCGGGGCTGGGACATGTCAAAATCATCATCTGGGACCACAACCGCGATCACCTTTATGCCCGCGCCAAAACGATTTACAGTGATTCGCAAGCGGCTCGTTATATTTGGGGGGCCGGATTTCATTGGTACAGCGCCAATGTTTTCGAGAACGTGCAGCGCACACACGAGGCATGGCCGAACAAAAAGCTTCTTTTCACCGAGGGTTGCCAGGAAGGCGGGCCGCATCCTGGCTCATGGCTGACGGGAGAACGCTACGCGCAATCGGTGATTCAGGATCTGAACCATTGGACGGTCGGCTGGGTGGATTGGAACCTTGTACTGGACGAAACCGGCGGCCCCAATCATGTGGGTAATCTATGCAGCGCCCCGATCCTGGCCGATACGCGGACGGGCGAGGCGCATTACCAGAGTTCCTATTATTATCTCGGACATTTTTCGCGTTTCATCCGGCCCGGCGCCAAACGCATCCTGACTACCTCTTCCCGCGACGAACTGGAAGTCACGGCCTGCAAGAACCCGGACGGCAGCCTGGTTGCCGTGATTTTAAACCGCTCGGAGACTCCGATTCAAATGACACTCAAGTTCAACCAGGGCGAAGTGAACCTGGAATCGCCCCGCCGTTCGATCCTCACTGCGGTTCTGTCAAAACATTAG